Within the Corticium candelabrum chromosome 6, ooCorCand1.1, whole genome shotgun sequence genome, the region CAGAGAAAATGAGAACGAAAGGCGTAGAAATCAACGACAAAACAACCAGACGGTGCCAGGACAGGTTGgtgttttgctgtttgttgccTAAGAGAGTTGCTCCTTAACGGAGGCACATATCGCACGAAGATTGGATTGGTGCCAAAGGTGGCGCAATGACAGCTGGTCAAACATCTTTTTCGACGAGTCAACTTTCCAACTCTACTGCCACACAATTCGCGTTTGGGTCCATGTAGACAGATATACTGTATTTGCAGAGCTTAGGCATGGTCCCAAAGTCACTGTTTGGGGAGGCAACAGTAAACGCGGACTAACAACACTCATGGTCTTTACAACCAACATGAACTCGCACCTGTACAAGTCAATCTTGTAAGAGTGCCTTCTCGCTGATGCAGATGAACTCTACTCATATGATTGGCCTTTACAACATGACAACGCACCAAGACATTCGTCTAGGCATGCTAGAGCTTTCCTTGCAATTCAGCAAAGCATCATACTTGAATGTCCCGCCAATTGTCCAATTCTAAACTCGCTAGAAAATTTGTGCTGATGGATAAACGTCAAATTGAGAGAAGACGTCCGTCAACACAACAGGAATTGGAAGAAGCAATATCAAACGTTTGGGCATCACTCACCGCAATTTAAATAGAAATAGTTTACTCAGTAACCTAATCGATTAGATGAGTGCATTAGAAACGGATGGAGTCGCACAAAATACTAAATATATGGTTGATACTTGAGATCCGACCTGCTCAGTTTGCATGCAAGTATCAGCGCTATCTATACGCTGCCTAGTGTCTGCCCTAAATACCCGACATGTAGCTGCAAAAAACCCACCGTCATGTCTACATGATGCACTCCGAaatgttttaataattatatcaGCAACTGTATAATGGTATTTATTTATGAAATCGACCCACTTGGTGGCCACGATCCACCCAAGGTCTACTGTAACATGGAGAGGGACGGTGGAGGATGAATTGTAATACAAAGAATAAAGGACCGATCAGAAAGTATTAATGACGAATCCGCGAGCAAAGACTGCGGCCGAGGGAGTGACTAACACGAACATTGGAATGCATTGGAGATCGCTACCAAACGAAAACTTGCGCTATTCCAAACAACGTCGTAAATTCCCTATTTTATAGAGCATACGCATAATGCGGTGTTATAGATATATTTCTATGTATCCGTGATTACGTGTCAAGTCAAAGTTTGAGTCATGCGCCTTAAGTTCCGGGGACGATTAAAACTACCCGTACATCACGAAAGAGTAGTATATATAATCACCATAGCCTTGCAAAGTGAGTTTGGCAGAAAGGGGTGTTTTAACTGAGCAGCtgcttacaagagacaacCGTGCGCATGCTCAATTGTGCGCCAAACGCTGGCGCTGACGAACATATACATAAACAATAGGATGATAAACAACGGCCGTTGTTGGGTCTTCGCAGACACGGACGATAATTACGAGTTATGGTCAGGATTAATTTACTCAAGACATAATTGCTTCATTACAGggtataaataatataaaataccaATTACTCGATCCTATCTAGAGTTCTCACGGCTTTCTGCGCCTTCTTCTATGTCTCTGCGCTGTTTCGTAACTTGCGTCTCTCAACTCTCTTATAGACTTGACTCTACGTCGTTTAGCTCTCTACCCAATTCGTCAAGTGCCGGTCTTTACTCAAAACGCACGTTTACAGTCAAATCATTTGGATCTGTTATTAGTTACCCAATCACAAGGCTCCAATAGACCTTCCCTCTCAAGTGGTTTGTGACATTTGACTCCAAAAATTAGAGGATATTCCATCAAGCTTTATCTAAATATATCCTTCTGAGCAAGTTCAATTCAGTTGAGCCTTATTTCCAATATCACAAATATTTGGGCGTAACTGAACAAAGAAACCAACATCGATACAACCATATGCTTCTGGAAGACGTAGAAATATGAATTGGTATGCATCAATTGACTAGAGAAAAAGCTATCTAAACAATAAGAATGTTTATCGCTAAAGTAAATAGGCATCGTAGATCTTATAAATGACCAGTGAGACTATATTTAGTGCACATATTTTTGTCACtaaaaaatttgaaaagtTTAAAAAACGGTTAGCTACGATAGGGTGCAATTTCCAATCTTATCTAGACATTCCTGGAGTTTTAGTGCACCATGCAAACCATTCCCATCAATTTTGAAAAGATCACAATCTAATACAGCAATACACAGTCAGAAAAGTACAAATATCAAATCAGTCACTAGCATTTGCATTCAGCTCTCTAATGTCTTGTCTTAAACACTCGGCTAGAAAAAAATAGATAAAACAGTGGTCGTTCAATGAAGGATAATTGTATAACATGTTTCTCACCGTCCCTGATCTTGCAGTGACCAACTGGAAAAATCGTCTTTCGTATCTCAAAACATTTCTCTACATGTATACTGGCTTGGCATACTTCTTTCATGGCAAGGAATAATTTAGCAAGGTAAAAGTGACCTATTCACACATACAATCACATCGACACAAACGAACGACGAAAAGAGATCAACGCACAATCTGCTGTGTAATGACTAGTAGGTAGTTCTTTTTGCAAATGGGAGAAGGCAGTTTGCAAGTGAGTCATAGACTCTTCAAGTCTTGCGGTCTTGATTTCATACGAACCTAAGCGCATCGTACctacacacattcacattgCAACAAGACGTTGGAACATAGAATACAAAGCTTTAGAATATATCATCTTACGAATAGCAATAAATGTATGATTGGGAAAGAGACGCTTTTTTTCCATTTCTATAGATTCCAAACACAGCTTTGTGGCTTCTGTCCAACAACCTTGCTCGTCATGGTCGAGAGACAAGTAATACAAATCTAGATTATCAATTCGATTAGCTACAATACAACCGAACTCAAATAGTAAGCAAAATGTAAACTAACTTATAGCGACGTTTTCGTCTCGATCAGGCGAATGATCTTGTCTTAGATGCAATTGTCGAGCTTTCTTATGCCACGATATGGCTTCATCGTAGTTTCCTTGTGCTCGATTACAGCTTCCCACAGCATTCATATCTGTAACATCGCCAGATGCAGGCAGCGGTTTGTTACAAATCATGTCACAAAAGACTTGTCGTCGAACACAACATTTAATGATGGTgagacaataattattatgcaAGTAATGCATTTTTAGTTCATTAAGTGTACCATCTATAAAATCATGAATTAGATTATATACAAGAGTAAAAAAGTTATGCTCACACATACGGACTTGTGTCGATCTCAAGTATTTTGTTAGCTGCAGTTATGGCACGTAATATAATGCTGTACACTAGCTAACAAGACAATAAATATAGATGGCTATTCGGCTGTTTCTATAGTGCTGTGTAACAATTGTCAATGCGCTCAGATCAAATTACGAAACTACTGCAAGGTATATATGCCTAATTGAATGTTTATTGACGAATATATGGCAGCATGGTTGGCTTTCAAATATCAATGCACATATTCGGTGCTCACTGTGATCTGAATACGCTTACTTTCTCAGAAAATGCCGTGAAAGCATAGGCGTAACATACGTAATCGAACCGCATGCATTTTGTGCCACATGCATACTAGACTACAGACACTGACTAAAGCAATCTGTTACTGTGACGTCCAATTCAGCCTATAGAAAGACACATACGTTAGGAGTGTTGTCAGTGAGAATAAGAACGACAAAACTGCGGCAGTTACGCAGTGTCTGAATTGGTGCAGGTGATTTCATTGCGGTAAAATGCGCATATACGCTAATGTATGCGTATTAGTTATATAGAAGTAATCATTACAAATATCAACTATCGAAAGCTTAATTCAGCAGTTTGTAAtacacaagaaaatagaaagcATTTTAAGATATACAAATAGATAACGAACAATCATACATGATTCGCAAGCATTTTCACCATCTAGAGTATAGCCACATTGCCTAACACATCGAGTCGTGTCTTTATGTATGTTATTTAACACACCTAGCCCGAAAACGTAACTTACAATAGTATAGCAAGAGATTGTTGTACTTACAATGCGGCAAAGTAGGATGTGACGGCTGCAACGATGCGGTTGCTATGTCATACGCTTTGCTTGCATGTTGCAATGCTTCCTCTTTTCTGTCCAGAAGTTCATACGTTATTGAAAGAAAACGCAAAGCTGAATATATTCAATACCATAAAAAATACGCATTTCTACCATTAATTTCTTATTATTATATACCAGATGCCACGAAGGGATGAGAAGGTGAGTAGCACGATTGTGTGATAGCAACGCCCTCCTCCAGTAACTTTGCACTCTCCTCAAGTTCTCCGCATTCACTGTAGCAACTACCAAGATAGTTAAGAGCTGAAATGTACAACATGAGGATATTAACTTTAGACTTTACCTGCGCGTTTGCTACATAGAAATATACATCAACGAATGTCCTCAAAAATTTGGCAAAATTTCTTACAAAACACGTTCGATTTTACATTATATTACAATAACCTGTCTTTCAAatctatttctttgtttcaaGGTCTCAAACACATTTCGGAAAGTATTTTTCTCATGTCTGCTATAAAATATACGGATTTATTGAAAAACGAGAAAGTGACTTGCCGCTAATGTCGAACCTGTTACGGGATTTTGATGCATGTCAATCAACAATGAAGTTTATCTAGTCAACCGGAAGACTTTCGCGTAAATATTTATGATTGCTAACAATTATGTAAGTACTATTGCTTTTCAATGTTCGCTACCTCTACCTGATTACTTCATGGTGCATAAACCTGTATGTTAATCTCGCTCTGACAACATTGCCTCTGCTATTCAAATTTGTCCTCTCTGTTTGTAAAGATCTATAGTTTGATAAACATTGTATGCAACACGTTCTTGTAAGTACGATTTATGACTAATCTGATGCTTTCAGAGCCCATGTTCCTATATATGTAGAGAAATCTTTTAGAATTAGTATAAGTTGTTTTGACATACAAATCTAACCAGACGAGTACGACAGATAATAAACAGAGAGCGATACCACGTAGATTTATTTGTTACCTTGGTAAATCCACATTATTGGCAATGCCCAACATCTATGCGTTATTCAAAATGATTTAGGCATACGACAATTGACGTCCAAGTTGACATATCTTTTAGCAAATACAAATTATCAGATACAATAGAACGCCTACCCTATATTTGCAGTAAAATTGGAAGAGAGCATGAGCTGTAATTATTCGTTTAGTGTATTTATGCTGTTGAAAATACAATAGAATGAAATACGTATAAAACGTATAAAATACGCAATACTAACTTTCTGAAAGGATGCCGTCTCGCGTAGGCGAAGAAGGTAGGTTTTTCAGCAATTGGTGAGATTTATCATACCACACGATGGCTTTGTTGTAGTCTCCTCGACCTCCAAAACAACAACCGATCCCGTTCATATCTGTAAGACATCACGTTGTTAGCTATATGCTAAAAGATTTTAACAAAATACGATACACTCTTGCTATATCGCCATAATTGTaaaaaaatattgaaatttttAAATCTATTTAAAACATTGAGTAAATAAAACGTTCAAAGAATTTATATAATCTGTCACAGGGATGTCTTCATGTTCTATTCTACAATGACCTTTATATCATCAGTTGGACATGATGGGcattaaattaacaaattagaAATTTAGCTTTCACAAATAATGTCCCTCCCTGCTGAACGACCAGAATATCGGTATAAAGTTGGAAACCTAACGAGACAGCTGAAGATGACACGAATAGATTTAGCAGCAGGCATCGTCAAATAACTTCTGTGAGTAATCGCGTTCTACATATCATTATGATATAAAGAAAGTCTGGGCTAGTGTACTTACACGACGCCAAATCACAAtttgatgatgataatgatacTCTTGCAATATCAAacgcttctcttgccaatttcaaagcttcatcttttctgtcaaGAAAATCGCACGTAATGGAAAGATGATGTTTAGCTAGACAAACATgataatatcaataaatatgtatttataattatgatTATGACTCAGTATATCTTACCAAGTGCCACGGAGAGATGAGAACATGAGTAGCATGATTGGCTGTTTGTGACTGCCTTATCCAATaaactcaaacttttctcaagttttCCGCTCTCTCTGTAGCAGATACCAAGATTCATGCGAGCTAACATAGAAAACGTTGACTTTATAATTCCCATTTTTCAAATATTCCAACATGTACGatacaaatattaaaaatCGCTGCATATTTTTATGTACGTACTCTTAGACACTTCCACCAGATTCGCGTCACCGAATGGCGTTTGCACATCGAGCGACAGCTCGTATGCCTCTATGGCCTTGTCGTACTTCCTCCCTTCTACAAATGTGCGACCAAGGTTATGTAGCACTAGAAAAACAACCATAATAGTTAGTTTCATGTAAAGTAATATCAGGTACACTCTTTCATTTAAGGACTATAGCCTTTATCGTGTGTGCCTTTTCTGTTATCGTTTCTTTATGTTGATCAATGTTGCTCATTGATTTATAATATGCAATCTTAAGCGTACCCTTTTGTTGTCatcaaataaaaatattataatTCTTAAAGTATTTGTGACAAGAATATtttattcaattttcaaacaaTTTTGCTTCCTTGTTTTCAGATAAGGAAATCTATGTTGGTTGTCTTCAAGGCCAAATTACAAAACTGTCAAATTGCCGAACGTAAATAGGACTACTAATTTCATAGAAAGTTTTTGCCAAATAACAGTTATAATGTGTCAATTTTAGGTATATTGGTCTTTAGTGTAATAAATAATCTGAATATATTGAAACACTTCGCTATTTTCTACACCTCCGTGTATCAGCCTAATGTATAATTGAAATGTTGATTTCGTCTGCTTTCAGCCAAGTCATAAAGACTTATCTCAGAAATTCCCGCAATGGCGCAAATTGATAATATAGCGATAATAGGCTTTTATAAGTCACCAAAGCAGAAATGAGTGGGTTCATTTTGCCAAATATGAGGCAATATCTTCCATACTCAAGATACGATATAACTAAGTCGTTGGCATAGATGTTCTTTGAACAATGAAATTGGACCCCACCGACTGATGAACTTGCTGAAACCGTATTACATTATGACCATCTACAAACTTTGCTAGAACGTCATTCCATTCGACAGGCTAATTCACTCGCACTAGCCTGAAATCGGTTAGGACATTTGCCCTTCAATCCGGCTCACTCAAACACCTACATAAAAAGATAatcataaatatttattagaaGAATTATCATAAAATAATACTTGCCCAAAAACGACAATAGATATTGAGAACGAAGAATAACACCGCTTACtcaaaaatatatataatgtgCATCAATATATGTAGCAGATAAATAGTGATGTACACTAGATGTACAAAGCATCTTCGACTTTGAAATTTAAGGATGTAACtctaaattaaaattgacaGCGTACATCCGAAAGACAATATTGTAGTTTAGAGAGTCTGAAGCAAACTGTGGATCGAATCCAGTATCCCACACCGTCTCATCAACTCTACGTAACTGTGGATGCCGAATTATTCCTCCACCGTCCGTAAACAGGATAGAAGCCGATACTGCCGCAACTAAGAATCTGTCTCAACTCCTAGTGCCAACACAACGGCAAAAGTGGTTAACAGTACGCTAATGAGAGGGCCCTCCCGTCGCACAAGTCGCTTCAGCGGCTTCCGCGGTCCCTCTCCCGCTAAAACTAAAATATAATTCAATTGGCTTATCCTAGAAGTTTCAGGAGAAGTTAGAACACTTCAAATGCAAACCAAGTTGGGAATATTGGAGTGGCGCCCCAATTGTTAAGTGTGACATTTTAATTACTAAGAACATGAAATAGAATTTATGAGCAGGAGCATACCACCGGCAATTTCTGCACGTGTTACAACACGGCGATGTTCTATACTCCATTCATACTGTTTCCAGAACAGCCTCTCCGCATCTTCCAAGTTCTTCATTTCCATGTAGCAACAACCTAAGCGGCTTAGAGCTAAAACAAGAATGTGATAAGTTATCATTGAAAGTAGCACATAACAATCAAGATATGTAACACAAATGGAAATTAAGTAGCTGTTAAACCTGCACGATTGTGAATTTAACGTATAAAAAgatgtatatttatattgcaTCATCTAAACTAAAACAATAGCTTCTTAGTGTGACTTACAGAAATACAAGTTAATGTAATATTACTGTTTGTCTAGTTGCGTTGTTGACCTTACAACGAGAGGCAAATTGTTAAAAATGTGTTCCGTCATTTCTAGAATACAAAATTTGTATTCCATTACTATTCTACACAATGTCACGTGTCACTTTCAGAAAGGCGCTGACTTAACACAGCAACCAGAAGAGGCGACGATACAAATGTCCAGACAATACTCGTGATAGAACTCAACACACAACTACTATACGAAAATACTCCAGATTATAGTTGAACTATATACATAACCGATAACCAACGTCCAATCAAACTCATTCAGTCAAATGCAACCTATAAACCCTCCTCCTTCACAATATTTAGAAAACAACTGTCGCAAAATGACCGCTGATCGCGAATATATACTTTCTATTTATGACAATATGCCTAATACACTGCAATTGACTTTCAATACTATTTATCTCTTCAAATTGTGGTCTGAATTATGATAACTTATAGGTAGTCTCTTTCTGTCAACCGTTTGTCACAAAGCAAAAGTTTTCGTGAATATTGTCAGGTTGCCGTGGACAACCGAGATATGACGTAGACACAAAGAAGGATCCACAGTTGCAAAGCGATTACAATAAGCAAACGAAACCGTCCATTTTGTTAACCCCGCTGAAACGCAAGAGACGCATAGTAATCTGATTCAGTACGGGGTTACAAAAGAACAACAATATTCGTCCGCGAGTCGATTATTTGAAaaagaactctcaccaaaatcaacaatttctcagatgaaagctatcacttcatgacacaacccttagCAACCATTTACTTCAGAATTCTACCATAACGGAGacataaagcattgaaatgtcCTGTGTTGACGTGCTTAGTACCTGTATGTTTCTTTCAGACAGAATCATTGCTGGTTGGCAAGGAAGAcagatacctgtgcacttttcaaggcaaggattgtgagacatatcgTAGCAAgctgtgatttattgattaaagcaaACTTGGAACCCAAAGTTATCCtaatgtgtttcttttctattatttgtctaGTACAGTTGTGAAAATTAGTTAGGGTAGTGCTGGGTTCCTTTGCTTGGTGGTACGCCTGTTTTGAACCGAAAATGAGTGTGATTTCTTAGTCGCTTAGTCTCT harbors:
- the LOC134181592 gene encoding uncharacterized protein LOC134181592, producing the protein MNAVGSCNRAQGNYDEAISWHKKARQLHLRQDHSPDRDENVAINLYYLSLDHDEQGCWTEATKLCLESIEMEKKRLFPNHTFIAIRTMRLGSYEIKTARLEESMTHLQTAFSHLQKELPTSHYTADCHFYLAKLFLAMKEVCQASIHVEKCFEIRKTIFPVGHCKIRDAECLRQDIRELNANASD